A genomic window from Daphnia magna isolate NIES linkage group LG9, ASM2063170v1.1, whole genome shotgun sequence includes:
- the LOC116931250 gene encoding N-lysine methyltransferase KMT5A-A has translation MVQNSAASLVLSNFTMVKRGSTTTKRGRKPAASVESNNKQANEISSPQQEVAIPKEALANKAKNSFRGKLSHTSPIQDSSSRDKKITVYFATVKLEEASKGEHAEIEKEVGQVAKSLALQRVFGKPKRPEKADAEISPHKILLEEETQQLVIESHGVSEKILKEEIAFDQSVKEPKVKAMKAKRKLNVNQSLNQDASQNHKLTEYFAVRRSVRKPKTAILEEKQRNLEESVLSGKEDGLQVHNFPGKGRGIVATRLFRRGEFVVEYSGDLIEMAEAREREKLYAADQNTGCYMYYFQHKNQSYCVDATSESHRLGRLVNHSRQSGNLMPKVIEIKDRPHLLLVARSDILPGEELLYDYGDRSRVSLKYHPWLAS, from the exons ATGGTCCAAAATTCTGCAGCTTCCCTGGTTCTATCTAATTTTACTATGGTGAAGCGAG GTTCAACCACTACCAAGCGTGGTAGGAAGCCAGCTGCCTCAGTTGAAAGTAATAATAAGCAAGCTAATGAGATAAGTTCTCCTCAGCAGGAAGTGGCTATCCCAAAAGAAGCTTTAGCAAATAAAGCAAAGAACTCTTTTCGGGGAAAACTTTCACATACAAGCCCAATTCAGGATTCAAGTTCTCGAGACAAAAAAATCACAGTTTATTTTGCCACAGTCAAATTGGAAGAAGCTTCAAAAGGGGAACATGCTGAGattgaaaaagaagttggGCAGGTTGCTAAATCTTTAGCGCTTCAACGTGTCTTTGGAAAACCCAAAC GTCCAGAAAAAGCTGATGCCGAAATTTCTCCTCACAAGATCCTTTTGGAAGAAGAAACACAACAGTTGGTTATTGAATCTCATGGGgtttctgaaaaaattttgaaagaagaaattgcTTTTGATCAATCAGTGAAAGAACCCAAAGTCAAAGCTATGAAAGCAAAACGCAAATTAAACGTAAATCAAAGCCTCAATCAAGATGCTTCTCAAAATCACAAGCTGACTGAGTACTTTGCTGTCCGTCGCAGCGTTCGCAAACCTAAGACAGCTATTTtagaggaaaaacaaagaaatctTGAAGAATCCGTTTTGTCTGGGAAGGAAGACggactacaa GTCCACAACTTCCCAGGGAAAGGGCGTGGAATAGTAGCGACTCGGTTGTTTCGAAGGGGTGAATTCGTAGTTGAATATTCCGGAGATCTCATTGAAATGGCAGAAGCACGCGAAAGAGAGAAACTCTACGCTGCAGACCAAAATACAGGATGTTACATGTATTATTTTCAACACAAAAATCAGTCATACTG TGTCGACGCTACTTCGGAATCTCATCGTCTCGGTCGTCTCGTCAACCACAGTCGACAGTCGGGCAATTTAATGCCAAAAGTTATTGAAATCAAAGATAGGCCGCATTTACTTTTGGTTGCCCGTTCTGACATACTTCCAGGGGAGGAATTACTATACGACTATGGAGATCGCAGTAGAGTTTCCCTGAAATATCATCCATGGCTTGCATCTTAA